ATCCCTGCTGTCAGCACAGCCGCCGCCGCGGCACTCCTCGCACGCGTCATGATCTTCCCCCGTTGTGGTCCCCCGTGCCCCCTCCCGACAAAGGGGGGCGTTGCGGCACCGTAAGCCGCGGAGGCGGGGCGGCGCGTCACCCAAATGGTCTAGACGCGTGCACGGATCGCGCCTGAGGCGGACGTGACACCATCGGGGCATGGACTCGGAGACCCGCCGATACCGCACCGGGGACAGCGAGGAGGTCCGCGACCTCACGCAGGACTGCACGGCGTACGTCGAGGGGCGCGGTGACGGACTGCTGCACGTCTTCGTGCCGCACGCCACCGCCGGCCTCGCGATCATCGAGACCGGCGCAGGCAGCGACGACGACCTGCTCGCGGCTCTCGGCGACCTGCTGCCGGCCGACGACCGGTGGCAGCACCAGCACGGCAGCCGGGGCCACGGACGCAGCCACGTCATGCCGGCGTTCGTGCCGCCCTCGGTGACGGTTCCCGTGCTGGACGGCCGGCTCACCCTCGGCACCTGGCAGAGCATCTGCCTGGTCGACCTCAACGTCGACAACCCGGACCGGGAGGTCCGGTTCTCCTTCCTGCCGGGCTGAGGTGCTGCACCGGTCCGCAGGTCGCCACGGCCGACGGTCGTCGAGCTGTGCGATCAGCCGGGAAACTCGGCCACGAACACGTGCCGGCCGCCGGCGAGCGACTGAGCCGTGATGAGGAGCCGCCGCTCGACCTCGGTGTCGTCGGCGCGCAGCACCGGCACCGTGATCTCCTGCCCCAGCAGGGGAGCCCGTCCGTTGACGAGGAACATCGTGAATCCCGCGATGTGAGCCTGGTGGAAGCGCTCCGGGATGATCGAGAGCAGTCGCCGGCCCACGAGGTCGGCGGCGTCGTCGTAGCCCAGGAGGTCGAGCGCAGACCGGCTGACGGCGACGATGGCGTTGAAGTCGTCGGCGGCGACGACAGCCCGGTCCGAACGGGAGAGCTCGTCCGGGCTCCAGTGATCCGCCGGGATCGGGGTGCGCGCTGGCGGCGCCTCGGTGGACAGGGTGTACCACGGCGCAGCGTCACCGCCGGCCGCCTGGCTCCTGACCTGTCCGCAGATCCACCGGCGCAGCGACTCGATCTCGGGCTGGCTCGGCGGGGCCAGCAGGCGCCCGGAGTCGGCGAGGTGGACGGCCTCGTTCATCAGCACGTCGAGGGCCTCGAAGCTGGGGAGCGACGTCCGGGGCACCTCGATGACCAGCCGCGGCTCGGAGATGTCAGGCTCGATCGCGTTGGCCATCACGCCGGCTGGCTCCATCCCGATGTGGGGGACCGGCACCTGGTCCTCGAGGATGCCCAGGGCGTCGCTGGCCCGGGCGTGCTCCGTCAGCGCGTCGAGCCCCGCGTCCAGCCGCACGAGCATCAGCTCGCGCAGCAAGGCGGAGGCGTGCTCCTGCCACGCCTGGTGCATGAGCAGCGGCATCCGGAGCAGCTCGACGGAGACCCGCTCCTGCTCGTACGGCGCGGGCTCGTCGTCGGCGAGGTCGAGGTCGTCGGCCTCGGGGTCCTCGCTGATCTCGAACCACACGACCTTGCCGATCGGGGAGGCGTGCGCTCCCCACCGTGACACCAGCTGGTCGACGAGCCGCAGGCCGCGCCCGGTGGAGGCCGACGGGCCGAAGTCGCGGGGATGGGGCAGCCTGCTGCCGCCGTCCTCGAGCTCGAACCGCAGCCGGCGGTCGGCGGCCAGGATCCGCAGTCGCATCGCCGTACCGGCGTGGACGAGGGCGTTCGTCACGATCTCGCTGATGGCGAGCTCGGCCGCCTCCAGGAGCTCGTGCTGACCACGTCCCGCGACGACCTCGCGCACCAGACGGCGCGCGCGCCCGGCGCTGGTGGGTTCGGCAGGCAGCTCCTCGTCCGCCTCCACCTCGGTCGTCACACGGCCCATCCTTCCTCCCACGGGGGCCCAGCGAAACCACCCCCGCCGGTTGGACACTCAGATCGAACAGGTGTTCGACGCCGCGGTAGGCTGGGACGGTGAACGTCGCCCCACCGGGATGGCCCCGCGAGGTCCGTCCCCCCGACACCCCGGACTGGGAGACGACCGCCGCCAGCTGGTTGCTCGACCTCTGCCCGGCCGACTACCGGCGCTACGCCGGTTTGCGTCGACACGTCGTGGTGCTGGCCCGGTTCGCGGTGCTCCACGTCGACGCCGGTCTCGCGGCCTGCCGGCGGGGGCTCAGCGAGGCCAGGGCCGACCTGGGCCAAGTGGCCGAGCCGGCCGTGGTGGACGCGGCGATCCAGACCTTCCAGCTGGAGGAAGCCCGCCTGCTCGCGGCCCGTCGTGCCGTCGGTCTGGTCGAGGAGGCACTGCGGGGTCGGCGCTACGTGGCGCGGCTCTGACGCCCAGGCGGGCGGTCGCGGGCACGCGGGGAGTGCCCACCGGCGCCCGGAGACCCGGGTACGGTCGAGCCATGACGCGACCCGTGGTCCTCGTCGCCGGCGCCGGTCCGGGCGTCAGCGGCTCGCTCGCCCGGACGTATGCCCAGGACGGTCACGACGTCGGGCTGCTGGGTGCCGACGAGGAGGTGCTCGCCACCCTCGCCGCCGAGCTCGGCGAACGGGGCGCGGTGGTCGAGCACGTGGTCGCCGACCTCACCGACCAGACGGCCACCAGGGCGGCGGTGACGCGGATCGGCGAGCGCTTCGGCCACCTGGAGGTGCTCCACTTCAACCCGAGCGCCTACCGCGAGCGGGGTCCGCTGGAGCTGACCGTCGCCGAGCTGCTGGAGGACGTGACGCTCGGTGTCGGCGCCCTGCTGACCGTCCTGCAGGCTGCCCGCCCCTTCCTGACGGCCGGCAGCCGGGTCACGGCCACGGGCAGCATGGCCGCCGACCGACCCGACCACCGCGTCGCGTCCCTCGGAGTCCAGAAGGCCGGGCTGCAGAACCTCGTCCGCAGCATCGACGCCGCCCTCGAGCCCGACGGGATCCGTGCGGTGTCGGTGACGGTCCGGGGGTCCCTGTCGCGCGAGGGTGCCTTCACGCCCGACCGCGTCGCCGAGGCCCTGCACGCGGCCGCCCACCAGGATCCCGCCGCCTGGCGCAGCGAGCTCGCCTATGAGGGCTGAACCGCAGCACAGGTTCGCGAGTGTGGCGGTCCTCGACGACCACGGGCGCGTCCTGCTCCAGGAACGGGACGAGCACGCTCCGGTGGACCCCGACCGCTGGGGACTCCCCGGTGGTGCCCTCGAACCCGGCGAGGACTACCGCGACGCAGCAGTGCGGGAGCTCGCCGAGGAGACCGGGCTCCGGGTGGGCCGCGACGAGCTCGAGCACCTGGGGCGGACCCGCTACCACGCCGAGTCCTGCGGCGGGCTCGACGAGTTCGAGCTCTACCTCGCCCGGTCACCGGCCTCGGATGCCGACGTGCGCTGCGGCGAGGGACGGCAGATGGTGTTCGTCGACCGCGACCTGCTGTTCGACCGCGACCTGCTGCAGGCGGCCCGGCTCCAGCTGCCGGACGTGGTGGACTCGCCGACCTACCTCGGCCGGTTCGGTGGCCGACCCTCGCGCCGGTTCGCCGGCGTCGTCCTCGTCGACCGGAGCGGAGCGCTGCTGCTCCAGGAACGCGACGAGCACCCGCGGATCGACCCCGAGAAGTGGGGACTCGTCGGCGGGCACCTCGACGACTGCGAGGACTTCCTGACCGGGGCGGTGCGCGAGCTCGAGGAGGAGACCGGGGTGGAGCTGACCCCCGACGAGCTCACCCTCCACGGCGAGTACCGCGTCGACCACCGCGACGCCTACGGCAGTGTCGACCGGATGCGGGTCTTCGCCGCCGCCGCCGACCTGACCGACGCCGACATCGACTGCCGTGAGGGTCGACAGATCGTCTTCGTCGACCCCGCCGCCGTCGCCACTCTCGACCTCACCGCCGCGGGGTCCGTCGTGCTGCCGGCGTTCCTCCGCTCCGGGCTCTACGCCGCACTCCGGGGGTGAGCCGCCGTGGCTGGGTCGGGCGCCCGCGCCACGTCTAGACTCGCTCCCCATGGGCCACCTCGAGTCGATCGCGTCGCCGCGTGACCTGCGCGACCTCACGTCCGACGAGCTGACGGCACTGGCCAGCGAGATCCGCGACTTCCTGGTCGAGACCTGCTCGCGCACGGGCGGGCACCTCGGTCCCAACCTGGGCGTGGTCGAGCTCACCCTGGCCGTGCACCGGGTCTTCGAGTCGCCGCGCGACCGCATCGTCTTCGACACCGGCCACCAGGCCTACGTCCACAAGCTGCTGACCGGCCGCCGTGCGGGCTTCGACAAGCTCCGCCAGGAGGGCGGCGTCAGCGGCTACCCCAACCAGGCGGAGTCCGAGCACGACATCGTCGAGAACTCGCACGCCTCGACCGCGCTGTCCTACGCCGACGGCCTGGCCAAGGCGTTCACCGTCCGGGGCGAGGACCGCCACGTCGT
The genomic region above belongs to Nocardioides coralli and contains:
- a CDS encoding secondary thiamine-phosphate synthase enzyme YjbQ — encoded protein: MDSETRRYRTGDSEEVRDLTQDCTAYVEGRGDGLLHVFVPHATAGLAIIETGAGSDDDLLAALGDLLPADDRWQHQHGSRGHGRSHVMPAFVPPSVTVPVLDGRLTLGTWQSICLVDLNVDNPDREVRFSFLPG
- a CDS encoding ATP-binding protein; translated protein: MTTEVEADEELPAEPTSAGRARRLVREVVAGRGQHELLEAAELAISEIVTNALVHAGTAMRLRILAADRRLRFELEDGGSRLPHPRDFGPSASTGRGLRLVDQLVSRWGAHASPIGKVVWFEISEDPEADDLDLADDEPAPYEQERVSVELLRMPLLMHQAWQEHASALLRELMLVRLDAGLDALTEHARASDALGILEDQVPVPHIGMEPAGVMANAIEPDISEPRLVIEVPRTSLPSFEALDVLMNEAVHLADSGRLLAPPSQPEIESLRRWICGQVRSQAAGGDAAPWYTLSTEAPPARTPIPADHWSPDELSRSDRAVVAADDFNAIVAVSRSALDLLGYDDAADLVGRRLLSIIPERFHQAHIAGFTMFLVNGRAPLLGQEITVPVLRADDTEVERRLLITAQSLAGGRHVFVAEFPG
- a CDS encoding SDR family oxidoreductase, with translation MTRPVVLVAGAGPGVSGSLARTYAQDGHDVGLLGADEEVLATLAAELGERGAVVEHVVADLTDQTATRAAVTRIGERFGHLEVLHFNPSAYRERGPLELTVAELLEDVTLGVGALLTVLQAARPFLTAGSRVTATGSMAADRPDHRVASLGVQKAGLQNLVRSIDAALEPDGIRAVSVTVRGSLSREGAFTPDRVAEALHAAAHQDPAAWRSELAYEG
- a CDS encoding NUDIX domain-containing protein yields the protein MRAEPQHRFASVAVLDDHGRVLLQERDEHAPVDPDRWGLPGGALEPGEDYRDAAVRELAEETGLRVGRDELEHLGRTRYHAESCGGLDEFELYLARSPASDADVRCGEGRQMVFVDRDLLFDRDLLQAARLQLPDVVDSPTYLGRFGGRPSRRFAGVVLVDRSGALLLQERDEHPRIDPEKWGLVGGHLDDCEDFLTGAVRELEEETGVELTPDELTLHGEYRVDHRDAYGSVDRMRVFAAAADLTDADIDCREGRQIVFVDPAAVATLDLTAAGSVVLPAFLRSGLYAALRG